In one Salvelinus fontinalis isolate EN_2023a chromosome 16, ASM2944872v1, whole genome shotgun sequence genomic region, the following are encoded:
- the LOC129813204 gene encoding thyrotropin receptor-like isoform X3: MHSETIAHVHIMSSSDSEEIVDNLFIRDIPANSFNGISENEITLMLNSNGLTDIHPYAFNGTRLEEVYLYRNVDLVRLDEKTFSGVISGPTLLDISESRVNSLPTMGLEAVQKLKAKNTWALKKLPPLRAFQHLQSAELTYPSHCCGLSKVKRRRGHVESVICNLTSSTRRQRSTRPSGNPSEAYERQHPEHPHPTSSNPSLRDSQHHHPTRSSPSHRDTQHLHPTSSNLSPRDPQHHHPTRSSPSPRDPQHHHPTSSSPSPRDPQHLHPTSSSPYPYDYQYYYDNYSCPPSGKCFYIVFPTEGPDEGFDYTVCDDDREDQGVPCTPLPDAFNPCEDVMSLGFLRVSVWLVSLLAVLANLLVLFILLTSHYKLTITRFLLCNLAMADLFMGVYLLLIASVDLYTRSQYHHYAIDWQTGAGCQLAGVLTVFASELSVYTLTAITLQRWHAITFAMRPEKKVRLRHIVVLMLAGWLLCLVLAVLPLAGVSSYQRVSICLPMDTNSTAAMVYVVTLLMLNVLAFVLVSVCYVHIYCMVHNPQHPSSRGDASMAKRMAVLIFTNFLCLAPISFYGLSAALHHPLITVTDSKVLLVLFYPLNSCANPFLYGILTRAFHGDVLILLSRLGLCQRQAQLFRGAQSDVGSPAGGKMRQGVPCLGAHIPQILELRKRQRP; encoded by the exons ATGCACTCGGAGACAATTGCACATGTCCATatcatgagttcatctgactctga ggaaaTTGTGGATAACCTCTTCATCAGAGATATTCCTGCCAACTCATTCAATGGGATCTCAGAGAATGAAATCACCCT GATGTTGAACAGCAACGGTCTGACGGACATCCATCCCTATGCCTTCAATGGAACCAGACTGGAGGAAGT GTACCTCTATAGAAATGTGGATCTGGTGCGGTTAGACGAGAAGACATTTTCTGGCGTGATCAGCGGGCCAACTCTTCT AGACATTTCCGAATCAAGGGTGAACTCCTTACCCACAATGGGTCTGGAGGCTGTTCAGAAACTGAAAGCTAAAAACACTTGGGCCCTCAAGAAACTACCCCCCCTGAGGGCCTTCCAGCATCTGCAGAGTGCTGAGCTCACCTACCCCAGTCACTGCTGTGGACTGAGCaaagtgaagaggaggagagg ACACGTGGAGTCCGTCATTTGCAACCTGACCAGCTCTACAAGACGACAGCGATCAACTAGGCCCTCTGGAAACCCCTCTGAGGCCTACGAGAGGCAGCACCCCGAACACCCTCATCCCACCAGCAGCAACCCCTCCCTCCGAGACAGCCAGCACCATCATCCCACCAGAAGCAGCCCCTCCCACCGAGACACCCAGCACCTCCATCCCACCAGCAGCAACCTCTCCCCCCGAGACCCCCAGCACCATCATCCCACCAGAAGTAGCCCCTCCCCCCGAGATCCCCAGCACCATCATCCCACCAGCAGCAGCCCCTCCCCCCGAGACCCCCAGCACCTCCATCCCACCAGCAGCAGTCCCTACCCCTACGACTACCAGTACTACTACGATAACTACAGCTGTCCCCCCTCCGGTAAGTGCTTCTACATAGTGTTCCCTACGGAGGGCCCAGACGAAGGCTTTGACTACACCGTGTGCGATGATGACAGGGAGGACCAGGGGGTCCCCTGCACCCCTCTGCCCGATGCCTTCAACCCCTGTGAGGACGTGATGAGCCTGGGCTTCCTGCGGGTGTCTGTTTGGCTGGTTAGCTTGCTAGCCGTTCTGGCTAACCTCTTGGTCCTGTTCATCCTGCTGACCAGCCACTACAAACTGACCATCACCCGCTTCCTCCTGTGCAACCTGGCCATGGCAGATCTCTTCATGGGCGTGTACCTCTTGCTCATCGCGTCTGTGGACCTCTACACGCGCTCCCAGTACCACCACTACGCCATTGACTGGCAGACTGGTGCCGGATGCCAACTGGCTGGGGTGCTCACAGTGTTCGCCAGCGAGCTGTCAGTCTACACGCTGACCGCCATTACTCTTCAGCGCTGGCACGCCATCACCTTCGCCATGAGGCCCGAGAAGAAAGTGCGACTACGCCACATAGTGGTGCTAATGCTAGCCGGATGGCTGCTGTGCCTGGTGTTAGCTGTGCTACCGCTAGCTGGCGTTAGCAGCTACCAGAGGGTTAGCATCTGCTTGCCCATGGACACAAACTCAACCGCGGCCATGGTCTACGTGGTCACCCTGCTAATGCTGAACGTGCTCGCATTCGTGTTGGTGAGCGTGTGCTACGTACACATCTACTGCATGGTGCACAACCCACAGCACCCGTCGAGTCGAGGGGACGCCAGCATGGCCAAACGCATGGCCGTGCTTATCTTCACCAATTTCCTGTGTCTGGCACCCATCTCCTTCTATGGCCTGTCTGCTGCGCTGCACCACCCACTCATCACTGTCACCGACTCCAAG GTGCTGCTGGTGCTATTTTACCCTTTGAACTCGTGTGCCAACCCCTTCCTGTACGGTATCCTGACGCGAGCCTTCCACGGGGACGTTCTGATTCTGCTGAGCCGCTTGGGGCTGTGTCAACGTCAGGCCCAGCTCTTCCGAGGAGCGCAGTCCGACGTGGGCAGCCCCGCTGGGGGCAAGATGCGCCAAGGGGTTCCCTGTCTTGGTGCCCACATACCCCAGATCCTGGAGCTCCGCAAGAGGCAGAGACCGTAA